The Quercus robur chromosome 7, dhQueRobu3.1, whole genome shotgun sequence genome has a segment encoding these proteins:
- the LOC126692564 gene encoding phospholipid-transporting ATPase 1-like isoform X3 — protein sequence MTTDTANSPRQIGSLSCLFPNASFSSSVSNDAQWNLLGEQQHQDKVNEDEFDQIEIEEGEGGDEIKPLELDHSGSPFKDPQLGVLSQSRVFFEQFPLECPREERIRRILSMGSMERHSNGNNHNNIHINANGNGNGNGNVAALEIEKPRSKHRFRHSQHKSLQFDEDNLSHEDNPRLIYINDPRRTNDKYEFTGNEIRTSKYTIITFLPKNLFIQFHRVAYLYFLAIAALNQLPPLAVFGRTVSLFPLLFVLCVTAIKDGYEDWRRHRSDRKENNRETLVCQSGEFRMKIWKKIQAGEVVKIFANESIPCDMVLLGSSDPSGLAYIQTMNLDGESNLKTRYARQETALAVSDSDGGMISGLIRCEQPNRNIYEFTANMEFNERRFPLSQSNIVLRGCQLKNTEWIIGVVVYAGQETKAMLNSAASPSKRSRLEGYMNRETLWLSIFLFIMCLVVAFGMGLWLLRHKDQLDTLPYYRKRYFTTGRDNQKRYKYYGLPMETFFSFLSSIIVFQIMIPISLYITMELVRLGQSYFMIEDNHMYDSSSDSRFQCRSLNINEDLGQIRYVFSDKTGTLTENKMEFQRASVYGKSYGSSLPMVDLLQEQNIVAAAGRRWKLKSEIAVDSELIELLHKALTGDERIAAHEFFLTLAACNTVIPILTHGTSSSCIKSELQKDSVEAIDYQGESPDEQALVAAASAYGYTLFERTSGHIVIDVNGEKLRFDVLGLHEFDSVRKRMSVVIRFPTGAVKVLVKGADTSMFSILANGTEMDDHIRNSTQSHLSGYSSQGLRTLVLAARDLTDEELEVWQCRYEDASTSLTDRVVKLRQTASLIECNLKLLGATGIEDKLQEGVPEAIESLRQAGIKVWVLTGDKQETAISIGLSCKLLTSDMHQIIINGNSEDECRSLLADAKSKYGVKSWRGRNSSLKRKEDGILGLPLALIIDGNSLVYILEKDLESELFDLATSCRVVLCCRVAPLQKAGIVDLIKSRTDDMTLAIGDGANDVSMIQMADVGVGICGQEGRQAVMASDFAMGQFQFLKRLLLVHGHWNYQRVGYLILYNFYRNAVFVLMLFWYILCTAFSTTSALTDWSSVFYSVIYTSIPTIVVGILDKDLSHKTLLLYPKLYGSGYRHEAYNLRLFWIMMVDTLWQSLVLFYIPLYTYKDSSIDIWSMGSLWTIAVVVLVNIHLAMDVRRWEVFTHFAVWGSIIITYACMVVLDSIPVFPNYWTIYHLAKSPTYWLTILLITVVALLPRFLFKVVRQTFWPSDIQIARELEILRKHGNLESKRDQGSS from the exons ATGACTACTGATACAGCAAATTCGCCTCGACAAATCGGCTCCTTAAGCTGTCTCTTCCCCaatgcttcattttcttcttcggTTTCGAACGATGCTCAGTGGAATCTCTTAGGTGAACAGCAACACCAGGATAAGGTTAACGAGGACGAGTTTGATCAGATTGAGATTGAGGAAGGCGAAGGCGGAGACGAAATCAAACCCCTTGAGCTAGATCATAGTGGTTCTCCTTTTAAGGATCCACAATTGGGGGTGTTGTCTCAGTCCAGGGTTTTCTTTGAGCAGTTTCCATTGGAATGCCCCAGAGAAGAGAGGATTCGGCGAATTTTATCTATGGGTTCAATGGAGAGGCATAGTAATGGTAATAATCACAACAACATTCACATCAATGCCAATGGCAATGGCAATGGCAATGGCAATGTGGCTGCCTTGGAAATAGAGAAGCCGCGTAGCAAGCATCGATTTCGCCATAGCCAGCATAAAAGTTTGCAGTTTGATGAGGATAATCTGTCACATGAAGATAATCCGAGGTTGATTTATATCAATGACCCAAGGAGGACTAATGACAAGTATGAGTTTACAGGGAATGAAATCCGAACGAGCAAGTACACAATCATAACCTTCTTGCCCAAGAATCTCTTCATTCAGTTCCACCGTGTTGCTTATTTGTATTTCCTAGCCATTGCTGCTCTCAACCAGCTTCCCCCTTTGGCAGTGTTTGGCAGAACAGTGTCACTTTTCCCGCTCCTGTTTGTGCTCTGTGTCACGGCTATCAAAGATGGGTATGAGGATTGGAGAAGACATAGGTCTGATAGGAAAGAGAACAACCGGGAGACTCTGGTGTGTCAGTCTGGTGAATTCCGGATGAAGATTTGGAAGAAGATACAGGCCGGTGAGGTTGTGAAGATTTTTGCTAATGAGTCGATTCCTTGTGACATGGTTTTGTTAGGGTCTAGTGATCCTAGTGGACTTGCCTACATCCAGACTATGAATTTGGATGGTGAGTCTAATTTGAAGACCAGGTATGCCAGGCAGGAAACGGCTTTAGCTGTATCCGATTCCGATGGGGGCATGATTTCGGGGCTTATCAGGTGTGAACAGCCTAATAGGAATATATATGAGTTCACTGCCAACATGGAGTTCAATGAGCGTAGGTTTCCCCTCAGCCAATCCAATATAGTTTTGCGCGGTTGTCAGCTGAAGAACACAGAGTGGATAATTGGTGTTGTGGTGTATGCAGGGCAGGAGACGAAAGCAATGTTGAACAGTGCAGCCTCCCCTTCCAAGAGAAGCAGACTGGAAGGATACATGAATAGAGAAACCCTTTGGTTATCTATCTTTCTCTTTATCATGTGCCTGGTTGTGGCCTTTGGAATGGGCCTATGGCTCCTACGCCACAAGGATCAGCTAGATACCTTGCCTTATTACAGAAAGAGATACTTTACAACTGGGAGGGATAATCAGAAAAGATACAAATATTATGGTCTCCCTATGGagacttttttttcctttctgagTTCAATTATAGTGTTCCAGATTATGATTCCGATATCTCTTTATATAACGATGGAGTTGGTTCGTTTGGGTCAGTCATATTTCATGATCGAAGACAATCACATGTATGACAGTAGTTCTGACTCAAGGTTCCAGTGCAGATCGTTGAATATAAATGAGGATTTGGGTCAAATTCGTTATGTTTTTTCTGACAAAACCGGGACTCTTACTGAAAACAAAATGGAATTCCAAAGAGCAAGTGTGTATGGGAAAAGCTATGGGAGCTCCTTGCCTATGGTGGATTTACTGCAAGAACAGAACATTGTTG CAGCAGCAGGTAGGAGGTGGAAGCTTAAATCTGAAATTGCTGTTGACTCTGAACTCATTGAATTGTTGCACAAAGCTTTAACTGGAGATGAAAGGATTGCGGCGCATGAGTTTTTCCTTACACTTGCTGCATGTAATACCGTGATTCCTATTCTTACTCATGGTACATCTTCTAGTTGCATAAAGAGTGAATTGCAAAAAGACAGTGTAGAAGCTATTGATTATCAAGGAGAATCTCCTGATGAGCAAGCACTGGTTGCTGCAGCCTCTGCTTATGGATATACTCTTTTTGAGCGCACATCTGGGCATATTGTTATTGATGTCAATGGTGAGAAACTAAG GTTTGATGTACTGGGACTGCATGAATTTGACAGTGTGCGCAAAAGAATGTCTGTTGTCATCAGATTTCCTACTGGTGCAGTAAAGGTGTTGGTCAAAGGAGCTGATACTTCAATGTTCAGCATTTTAGCAAATGGCACTGAGATGGATGATCATATAAGGAATTCCACTCAAAGCCATCTTAGTGGATATTCATCACAAGGCTTACGCACACTTGTATTAGCTGCCAGGGATCTTACAGATGAAGAACTTGAGGTGTGGCAATGCAGGTATGAGGATGCTAGTACTTCATTGACTGACAGAGTGGTAAAACTCCGTCAAACAGCATCTCTTATAGAATGCAACTTAAAGCTTCTTGGGGCAACTGGAATTGAGGACAAGCTACAAGAAGGTGTTCCAGAAGCTATTGAGTCTCTTCGGCAAGCTGGCATTAAGGTCTGGGTTCTGACAGGAGATAAGCAAGAAACTGCGATTTCAATTGGTCTCTCCTGCAAACTGCTGACCTCAGATATGcaccaaattattattaatggcAATTCCGAGGATGAGTGCAGAAGTCTTTTGGCTGATGCTAAATCCAAATATGGTGTGAAATCATGGAGAGGAAGAAATTCGAGTCTGAAAC GGAAGGAGGATGGAATCCTGGGTTTGCCACTAGCACTCATAATTGATGGGAACAGTTTGGTGTATATTTTGGAAAAAGATCTGGAGTCAGAG CTTTTCGACCTTGCAACTTCTTGTAGGGTTGTGCTATGCTGTCGTGTTGCACCCTTGCAAAAGGCTGGAATAGTTGATCTGATTAAGAGCCGCACTGATGATATGACCCTGGCCATAGGTGATG GGGCCAATGATGTTTCAATGATCCAAATGGCGGATGTTGGTGTTGGAATATGTGGTCAGGAAGGGCGTCAAGCAGTGATGGCATCGGATTTTGCCATGGGACAGTTTCAGTTTTTGAAAAGATTACTTTTGGTGCATGGACACTGGAATTATCAGCGTGTTGGTTACTTGATTCTGTACAACTTTTACCGTAATGCTGTCTTTGTGTTGATGTTATTCTG GTACATATTATGTACAGCTTTTTCAACGACTTCTGCACTGACAGATTGGAGCAGTGTATTTTATTCTGTTATTTATACTTCTATTCCTACTATTGTTGTTGGAATTCTGGACAAAGACTTAAGCCATAAGACACTTTTGCTATATCCAAAACTCTATGGTTCTGGGTATAGACACGAAGCTTACAATTTGCGTCTCTTTTGGATCATGATGGTTGACACACTATGGCAGAGTCTTGTACTCTTCTATATACCCTTGTACACCTATAAAGATAGCTCAATCGATATATGGAGCATGGGAAGTTTGTGGACAATTGCAGTTGTTGTTCTTGTGAATATTCACTTGGCCATGGATGTTCGGCGCTGGGAAGTGTTTACTCATTTCGCAGTATGGGGATCGATTATCATTACATATGCCTGTATGGTGGTATTGGATTCTATACCAGTCTTTCCCAATTACTG GACAATTTACCACCTGGCAAAGTCACCTACCTATTGGCTCACTATTTTGCTTATTACTGTTGTAGCGTTGCTCCCTCGCTTTCTCTTCAAAGTTGTACGGCAGACTTTTTGGCCATCTGATATCCAGATAGCCAGAGAACTTGAGATACTGAGAAAACATGGCAATTTGGAGTCAAAGAGAGATCAAGGTTCCAGTTGA
- the LOC126692564 gene encoding phospholipid-transporting ATPase 1-like isoform X2, whose product MTTDTANSPRQIGSLSCLFPNASFSSSVSNDAQWNLLGEQQHQDKVNEDEFDQIEIEEGEGGDEIKPLELDHSGSPFKDPQLGVLSQSRVFFEQFPLECPREERIRRILSMGSMERHSNGNNHNNIHINANGNGNGNGNVAALEIEKPRSKHRFRHSQHKSLQFDEDNLSHEDNPRLIYINDPRRTNDKYEFTGNEIRTSKYTIITFLPKNLFIQFHRVAYLYFLAIAALNQLPPLAVFGRTVSLFPLLFVLCVTAIKDGYEDWRRHRSDRKENNRETLVCQSGEFRMKIWKKIQAGEVVKIFANESIPCDMVLLGSSDPSGLAYIQTMNLDGESNLKTRYARQETALAVSDSDGGMISGLIRCEQPNRNIYEFTANMEFNERRFPLSQSNIVLRGCQLKNTEWIIGVVVYAGQETKAMLNSAASPSKRSRLEGYMNRETLWLSIFLFIMCLVVAFGMGLWLLRHKDQLDTLPYYRKRYFTTGRDNQKRYKYYGLPMETFFSFLSSIIVFQIMIPISLYITMELVRLGQSYFMIEDNHMYDSSSDSRFQCRSLNINEDLGQIRYVFSDKTGTLTENKMEFQRASVYGKSYGSSLPMVDLLQEQNIVAAGRRWKLKSEIAVDSELIELLHKALTGDERIAAHEFFLTLAACNTVIPILTHGTSSSCIKSELQKDSVEAIDYQGESPDEQALVAAASAYGYTLFERTSGHIVIDVNGEKLRFDVLGLHEFDSVRKRMSVVIRFPTGAVKVLVKGADTSMFSILANGTEMDDHIRNSTQSHLSGYSSQGLRTLVLAARDLTDEELEVWQCRYEDASTSLTDRVVKLRQTASLIECNLKLLGATGIEDKLQEGVPEAIESLRQAGIKVWVLTGDKQETAISIGLSCKLLTSDMHQIIINGNSEDECRSLLADAKSKYGVKSWRGRNSSLKRKKDAEKDYLELPVDTKLSNLPRWHAGKEDGILGLPLALIIDGNSLVYILEKDLESELFDLATSCRVVLCCRVAPLQKAGIVDLIKSRTDDMTLAIGDGANDVSMIQMADVGVGICGQEGRQAVMASDFAMGQFQFLKRLLLVHGHWNYQRVGYLILYNFYRNAVFVLMLFWYILCTAFSTTSALTDWSSVFYSVIYTSIPTIVVGILDKDLSHKTLLLYPKLYGSGYRHEAYNLRLFWIMMVDTLWQSLVLFYIPLYTYKDSSIDIWSMGSLWTIAVVVLVNIHLAMDVRRWEVFTHFAVWGSIIITYACMVVLDSIPVFPNYWTIYHLAKSPTYWLTILLITVVALLPRFLFKVVRQTFWPSDIQIARELEILRKHGNLESKRDQGSS is encoded by the exons ATGACTACTGATACAGCAAATTCGCCTCGACAAATCGGCTCCTTAAGCTGTCTCTTCCCCaatgcttcattttcttcttcggTTTCGAACGATGCTCAGTGGAATCTCTTAGGTGAACAGCAACACCAGGATAAGGTTAACGAGGACGAGTTTGATCAGATTGAGATTGAGGAAGGCGAAGGCGGAGACGAAATCAAACCCCTTGAGCTAGATCATAGTGGTTCTCCTTTTAAGGATCCACAATTGGGGGTGTTGTCTCAGTCCAGGGTTTTCTTTGAGCAGTTTCCATTGGAATGCCCCAGAGAAGAGAGGATTCGGCGAATTTTATCTATGGGTTCAATGGAGAGGCATAGTAATGGTAATAATCACAACAACATTCACATCAATGCCAATGGCAATGGCAATGGCAATGGCAATGTGGCTGCCTTGGAAATAGAGAAGCCGCGTAGCAAGCATCGATTTCGCCATAGCCAGCATAAAAGTTTGCAGTTTGATGAGGATAATCTGTCACATGAAGATAATCCGAGGTTGATTTATATCAATGACCCAAGGAGGACTAATGACAAGTATGAGTTTACAGGGAATGAAATCCGAACGAGCAAGTACACAATCATAACCTTCTTGCCCAAGAATCTCTTCATTCAGTTCCACCGTGTTGCTTATTTGTATTTCCTAGCCATTGCTGCTCTCAACCAGCTTCCCCCTTTGGCAGTGTTTGGCAGAACAGTGTCACTTTTCCCGCTCCTGTTTGTGCTCTGTGTCACGGCTATCAAAGATGGGTATGAGGATTGGAGAAGACATAGGTCTGATAGGAAAGAGAACAACCGGGAGACTCTGGTGTGTCAGTCTGGTGAATTCCGGATGAAGATTTGGAAGAAGATACAGGCCGGTGAGGTTGTGAAGATTTTTGCTAATGAGTCGATTCCTTGTGACATGGTTTTGTTAGGGTCTAGTGATCCTAGTGGACTTGCCTACATCCAGACTATGAATTTGGATGGTGAGTCTAATTTGAAGACCAGGTATGCCAGGCAGGAAACGGCTTTAGCTGTATCCGATTCCGATGGGGGCATGATTTCGGGGCTTATCAGGTGTGAACAGCCTAATAGGAATATATATGAGTTCACTGCCAACATGGAGTTCAATGAGCGTAGGTTTCCCCTCAGCCAATCCAATATAGTTTTGCGCGGTTGTCAGCTGAAGAACACAGAGTGGATAATTGGTGTTGTGGTGTATGCAGGGCAGGAGACGAAAGCAATGTTGAACAGTGCAGCCTCCCCTTCCAAGAGAAGCAGACTGGAAGGATACATGAATAGAGAAACCCTTTGGTTATCTATCTTTCTCTTTATCATGTGCCTGGTTGTGGCCTTTGGAATGGGCCTATGGCTCCTACGCCACAAGGATCAGCTAGATACCTTGCCTTATTACAGAAAGAGATACTTTACAACTGGGAGGGATAATCAGAAAAGATACAAATATTATGGTCTCCCTATGGagacttttttttcctttctgagTTCAATTATAGTGTTCCAGATTATGATTCCGATATCTCTTTATATAACGATGGAGTTGGTTCGTTTGGGTCAGTCATATTTCATGATCGAAGACAATCACATGTATGACAGTAGTTCTGACTCAAGGTTCCAGTGCAGATCGTTGAATATAAATGAGGATTTGGGTCAAATTCGTTATGTTTTTTCTGACAAAACCGGGACTCTTACTGAAAACAAAATGGAATTCCAAAGAGCAAGTGTGTATGGGAAAAGCTATGGGAGCTCCTTGCCTATGGTGGATTTACTGCAAGAACAGAACATTGTTG CAGCAGGTAGGAGGTGGAAGCTTAAATCTGAAATTGCTGTTGACTCTGAACTCATTGAATTGTTGCACAAAGCTTTAACTGGAGATGAAAGGATTGCGGCGCATGAGTTTTTCCTTACACTTGCTGCATGTAATACCGTGATTCCTATTCTTACTCATGGTACATCTTCTAGTTGCATAAAGAGTGAATTGCAAAAAGACAGTGTAGAAGCTATTGATTATCAAGGAGAATCTCCTGATGAGCAAGCACTGGTTGCTGCAGCCTCTGCTTATGGATATACTCTTTTTGAGCGCACATCTGGGCATATTGTTATTGATGTCAATGGTGAGAAACTAAG GTTTGATGTACTGGGACTGCATGAATTTGACAGTGTGCGCAAAAGAATGTCTGTTGTCATCAGATTTCCTACTGGTGCAGTAAAGGTGTTGGTCAAAGGAGCTGATACTTCAATGTTCAGCATTTTAGCAAATGGCACTGAGATGGATGATCATATAAGGAATTCCACTCAAAGCCATCTTAGTGGATATTCATCACAAGGCTTACGCACACTTGTATTAGCTGCCAGGGATCTTACAGATGAAGAACTTGAGGTGTGGCAATGCAGGTATGAGGATGCTAGTACTTCATTGACTGACAGAGTGGTAAAACTCCGTCAAACAGCATCTCTTATAGAATGCAACTTAAAGCTTCTTGGGGCAACTGGAATTGAGGACAAGCTACAAGAAGGTGTTCCAGAAGCTATTGAGTCTCTTCGGCAAGCTGGCATTAAGGTCTGGGTTCTGACAGGAGATAAGCAAGAAACTGCGATTTCAATTGGTCTCTCCTGCAAACTGCTGACCTCAGATATGcaccaaattattattaatggcAATTCCGAGGATGAGTGCAGAAGTCTTTTGGCTGATGCTAAATCCAAATATGGTGTGAAATCATGGAGAGGAAGAAATTCGAGTCTGAAACGTAAGAAGGATGCTGAAAAAGACTATCTTGAGTTACCTGTTGATACAAAATTGTCTAATCTGCCACGGTGGCATGCAGGGAAGGAGGATGGAATCCTGGGTTTGCCACTAGCACTCATAATTGATGGGAACAGTTTGGTGTATATTTTGGAAAAAGATCTGGAGTCAGAG CTTTTCGACCTTGCAACTTCTTGTAGGGTTGTGCTATGCTGTCGTGTTGCACCCTTGCAAAAGGCTGGAATAGTTGATCTGATTAAGAGCCGCACTGATGATATGACCCTGGCCATAGGTGATG GGGCCAATGATGTTTCAATGATCCAAATGGCGGATGTTGGTGTTGGAATATGTGGTCAGGAAGGGCGTCAAGCAGTGATGGCATCGGATTTTGCCATGGGACAGTTTCAGTTTTTGAAAAGATTACTTTTGGTGCATGGACACTGGAATTATCAGCGTGTTGGTTACTTGATTCTGTACAACTTTTACCGTAATGCTGTCTTTGTGTTGATGTTATTCTG GTACATATTATGTACAGCTTTTTCAACGACTTCTGCACTGACAGATTGGAGCAGTGTATTTTATTCTGTTATTTATACTTCTATTCCTACTATTGTTGTTGGAATTCTGGACAAAGACTTAAGCCATAAGACACTTTTGCTATATCCAAAACTCTATGGTTCTGGGTATAGACACGAAGCTTACAATTTGCGTCTCTTTTGGATCATGATGGTTGACACACTATGGCAGAGTCTTGTACTCTTCTATATACCCTTGTACACCTATAAAGATAGCTCAATCGATATATGGAGCATGGGAAGTTTGTGGACAATTGCAGTTGTTGTTCTTGTGAATATTCACTTGGCCATGGATGTTCGGCGCTGGGAAGTGTTTACTCATTTCGCAGTATGGGGATCGATTATCATTACATATGCCTGTATGGTGGTATTGGATTCTATACCAGTCTTTCCCAATTACTG GACAATTTACCACCTGGCAAAGTCACCTACCTATTGGCTCACTATTTTGCTTATTACTGTTGTAGCGTTGCTCCCTCGCTTTCTCTTCAAAGTTGTACGGCAGACTTTTTGGCCATCTGATATCCAGATAGCCAGAGAACTTGAGATACTGAGAAAACATGGCAATTTGGAGTCAAAGAGAGATCAAGGTTCCAGTTGA